One region of Candidatus Omnitrophota bacterium genomic DNA includes:
- the queF gene encoding preQ(1) synthase: MQSKKLKVKSKKSSYEGLQENVRELKTPALEVWKNQYPDKVYTIHIEIPEFTCICPKTGLPDFAVIDIEYAPAANCIELKSLKMYTIFFRDVGIFHEHLINKMMEDFVQAVKPRWAKITGKFNPRGGITTTVVREYKR; encoded by the coding sequence ATGCAAAGTAAAAAGTTAAAAGTAAAAAGTAAGAAATCTTCGTATGAAGGGTTGCAGGAAAATGTTAGAGAATTAAAAACTCCTGCGTTGGAAGTTTGGAAGAATCAGTACCCGGATAAAGTTTATACTATTCATATCGAAATACCTGAGTTTACCTGTATTTGTCCTAAGACCGGATTGCCGGATTTTGCAGTGATTGATATTGAATATGCTCCCGCAGCTAATTGTATAGAGTTGAAGTCGCTTAAGATGTATACTATATTTTTCCGTGATGTGGGGATTTTCCATGAGCATTTGATAAATAAGATGATGGAAGATTTTGTGCAGGCGGTCAAGCCAAGATGGGCTAAGATTACGGGTAAGTTTAATCCAAGAGGCGGAATTACTACGACGGTAGTAAGAGAATATAAGAGATAA
- a CDS encoding tetratricopeptide repeat protein translates to MKKIAFLLCAVVLLAWSSSQAASEMARKEAINYYNAGVRAQKDGNLQEMKASYTKIFILDPENKELKKLVLHNYGVLYMKSGNYAKAEENFLDVLKMDPNFEAAKKNLGLIYDKTRSKLEALEYWLKFFNIDVNKMKPQNPIMADEKPDQPF, encoded by the coding sequence ATGAAGAAAATAGCATTTCTGTTATGCGCAGTTGTGTTGTTGGCGTGGTCTTCTTCTCAGGCAGCAAGCGAAATGGCGCGTAAAGAGGCGATAAATTATTATAACGCGGGGGTTAGGGCGCAGAAAGACGGCAACCTGCAGGAGATGAAGGCGTCCTACACAAAAATTTTCATTCTGGATCCGGAAAACAAAGAATTAAAAAAGCTGGTTCTGCATAATTACGGCGTTCTTTATATGAAAAGCGGTAATTACGCTAAGGCAGAAGAGAATTTTCTGGACGTGTTGAAGATGGACCCGAATTTTGAAGCCGCAAAGAAGAACCTTGGGCTTATTTATGATAAGACCCGTTCTAAGCTTGAAGCGTTGGAATATTGGTTGAAGTTTTTTAATATAGATGTGAATAAGATGAAGCCGCAAAATCCTATTATGGCGGATGAAAAGCCGGATCAGCCGTTTTAG
- the rph gene encoding ribonuclease PH, whose amino-acid sequence MARFDGRGFDKLRKIEIKRNFLKYAEGSCLIEFGNTKVICSASVEESVPPFLKNTGKGWVTAEYGMLPRSCDKRIPRGKDSGRTYEIQRLVGRSLRTVVRMDKLGERTIWLDCDVLQGDGGTRTAAITGSFIALVDALQKIKKTGLINEIPVTDYVAAISVGVVEGHACLDLAYAEDSKAEVDMNVVMTGSGEFIEIQGTAERKPFNRAQMDKLLDLAKKGIHELVEMQKHLLKDIL is encoded by the coding sequence ATGGCAAGGTTTGACGGCAGGGGATTTGATAAATTAAGAAAAATAGAGATCAAGCGCAATTTTTTAAAATACGCTGAAGGTTCATGTTTGATTGAATTTGGTAATACTAAAGTTATTTGTTCAGCTTCGGTTGAAGAATCTGTGCCGCCATTTTTGAAAAATACCGGCAAGGGTTGGGTCACTGCTGAATACGGGATGCTTCCGCGTTCCTGTGATAAGCGTATTCCCCGCGGCAAAGATTCCGGGCGCACTTATGAGATACAGCGTTTGGTGGGAAGGTCACTTCGCACAGTAGTGCGCATGGATAAATTAGGCGAGAGGACTATTTGGCTTGATTGTGATGTTTTGCAGGGCGATGGCGGTACGCGCACCGCGGCAATTACCGGAAGTTTTATCGCGCTTGTAGATGCGTTACAGAAAATAAAAAAGACCGGTTTAATAAATGAGATTCCGGTTACTGATTATGTGGCGGCAATAAGCGTAGGTGTTGTTGAGGGGCACGCTTGCCTTGATTTGGCTTACGCTGAAGATTCCAAGGCCGAAGTAGATATGAATGTAGTTATGACCGGAAGCGGAGAATTTATTGAGATACAGGGCACTGCCGAGAGAAAGCCTTTTAACCGCGCGCAGATGGATAAACTTCTGGACTTGGCTAAGAAAGGCATTCACGAGTTAGTAGAAATGCAAAAGCATCTGCTTAAAGATATTTTATGA
- a CDS encoding FumA C-terminus/TtdB family hydratase beta subunit — MQNVRSQFKIKNLKAGEKYSFSGILYTARDQAHKRLVGAIKKKQKLPFDIKGKIIYYCGPTQTPKGKVIGACGPTTSSRMDEFAPALLKAGLLGMIGKGARSSEVIAAIKKYHAVYFVTYAGCGALLARYVKAKKLVAYPDLGPEAIYELKVEDFPLIVAIDATGKDIYGKV; from the coding sequence ATGCAAAACGTAAGATCACAATTCAAAATTAAAAATTTAAAGGCAGGTGAGAAATATAGTTTTAGCGGTATTTTATATACTGCGCGGGACCAGGCGCATAAGAGGCTTGTGGGGGCGATTAAAAAGAAACAGAAACTGCCATTTGATATTAAGGGCAAGATTATTTATTATTGTGGGCCAACGCAAACCCCTAAAGGGAAAGTGATCGGCGCCTGCGGCCCAACCACAAGCTCGCGTATGGACGAATTTGCTCCGGCATTATTAAAAGCAGGGCTCTTGGGGATGATTGGTAAAGGCGCGCGTTCTTCTGAAGTGATTGCGGCAATTAAAAAGTATCACGCGGTTTATTTTGTAACTTATGCCGGCTGCGGTGCGCTTTTGGCGCGTTATGTAAAGGCAAAAAAGCTTGTAGCATATCCGGATTTAGGGCCCGAGGCAATTTATGAATTAAAAGTTGAAGATTTTCCGCTTATCGTGGCAATAGACGCTACAGGAAAGGATATTTATGGCAAGGTTTGA
- a CDS encoding HNH endonuclease: MNRWGIPKWLEKEVRARDKACVYCGVKLVESIPFGSSRRTMATWEHIINNASIVNRDNIARCCAACNSSKGTKPLSDWIHSSYCEKKGINEHTVAAIVRKALRSL, translated from the coding sequence ATGAATCGGTGGGGCATTCCAAAGTGGCTTGAAAAGGAAGTAAGGGCACGAGATAAAGCTTGCGTTTATTGCGGAGTTAAATTGGTAGAGAGTATTCCTTTTGGAAGTTCTCGAAGAACTATGGCGACCTGGGAACATATAATTAATAATGCAAGTATTGTCAATCGTGATAATATCGCTCGATGTTGCGCTGCATGTAATTCGAGCAAAGGGACAAAGCCACTTTCTGATTGGATACACTCAAGCTACTGCGAGAAGAAAGGTATTAATGAACATACAGTCGCTGCAATCGTCAGAAAAGCATTGCGGAGTTTATGA
- the queD gene encoding 6-carboxytetrahydropterin synthase QueD, whose protein sequence is MYTIRVEANFSSAHNLRGYKGKCESLHGHNWKVEVSASSKNLPSSGMLIDFRILKDAVNKLLDTLDHKYLNKIAYFKKVNPTSENIARFIYVSLKKKCPQISAVTVWESENSCATYEE, encoded by the coding sequence ATGTATACAATAAGAGTAGAGGCTAATTTTAGTTCCGCGCATAACCTAAGAGGGTATAAAGGCAAATGCGAATCCCTGCATGGCCATAATTGGAAGGTAGAGGTTTCCGCTTCAAGTAAAAATTTACCCTCTTCCGGAATGCTTATAGATTTTCGTATTTTAAAAGATGCGGTAAATAAACTTTTAGATACATTAGACCATAAATATTTAAACAAGATCGCTTATTTTAAGAAGGTGAATCCTACTTCCGAGAATATCGCGCGTTTTATTTATGTATCTTTAAAGAAAAAATGCCCCCAGATTAGCGCGGTCACGGTTTGGGAATCGGAAAACAGCTGTGCTACTTATGAAGAATAA
- a CDS encoding XTP/dITP diphosphatase, giving the protein MSKNNLELLVATKNKGKLREIKIILKDLPLKITSLADYPGHPRIIENAKTFSGNAAKKALALARFTGKLVMGEDSGLCVDALKGAPGVYSARFAGKNKSDDANNKKLLRLLKGLPASKRKAYYVCAIALADKKGLVKIVEGKCFGRIGFDSRGKNGFGYDPLFVIPIYNKTFGQLSGSIKHKISHRFRALQDLRKVLKNYVERAEGV; this is encoded by the coding sequence ATGAGTAAGAATAATTTAGAGCTTTTGGTTGCTACTAAAAATAAGGGCAAGTTAAGGGAAATAAAGATTATTCTAAAAGATTTGCCGTTAAAGATAACCTCTTTGGCAGATTACCCTGGTCATCCGCGGATCATTGAAAATGCCAAGACCTTTAGCGGAAACGCTGCCAAGAAAGCTCTTGCCTTGGCGCGTTTTACAGGTAAGCTTGTGATGGGCGAAGATTCTGGCCTTTGCGTAGATGCGTTAAAAGGGGCTCCGGGAGTTTATTCCGCGCGTTTTGCCGGTAAAAATAAAAGCGACGATGCCAATAATAAGAAGCTTTTACGCCTTCTTAAGGGATTGCCTGCTTCTAAAAGAAAAGCTTATTATGTCTGCGCGATTGCCTTAGCAGATAAAAAAGGCTTGGTAAAAATAGTAGAAGGTAAATGTTTTGGCAGGATTGGTTTTGATTCACGCGGTAAAAATGGATTCGGGTATGACCCCTTATTTGTCATTCCCATTTATAATAAAACATTCGGTCAGCTCAGTGGGAGTATTAAACACAAAATCAGCCATCGTTTTCGCGCGCTTCAGGATTTAAGAAAAGTGCTCAAGAATTATGTTGAGCGCGCCGAGGGTGTCTGA
- a CDS encoding L,D-transpeptidase, whose protein sequence is MKTHEVDIDISAQRLYLRCGNTIIKSYPVSTSKYGIGNREGSNKTPLGLHQIVSKIGRNAPLGAIFKYRRKTGKIARVREAGDLITTRILRLAGLEKGVNKGRGIDSFQRCIYIHGTPEENLIGKPASHGCIRMKNRDIIKLFNLVRRNTLLYIHK, encoded by the coding sequence ATGAAAACGCATGAGGTCGATATTGATATTTCTGCTCAAAGGCTTTATCTGCGTTGCGGCAATACAATCATTAAGTCATATCCTGTTTCAACTTCAAAATATGGCATAGGGAATAGGGAGGGAAGCAACAAGACGCCATTAGGATTGCACCAGATAGTTAGTAAGATCGGGAGAAATGCGCCTTTGGGCGCGATTTTTAAGTACCGCAGAAAAACCGGGAAGATAGCTAGGGTGCGCGAAGCCGGAGATCTTATAACGACAAGAATCCTGCGTCTGGCAGGGCTTGAGAAAGGTGTCAACAAAGGCAGGGGAATAGATTCGTTTCAGAGATGCATCTATATCCACGGTACTCCGGAAGAGAATTTGATCGGGAAGCCGGCATCTCACGGCTGTATAAGAATGAAAAATCGTGATATAATTAAGTTGTTTAACTTAGTCAGAAGAAATACCCTACTTTATATACATAAATAA
- the radC gene encoding DNA repair protein RadC, translated as MAKPDINSRNIKSWPKDDRPRERLLSSGEQSLSNSELLAILLNSGVKGESAVDLARNIFDKFGTFRNMSHTDIRDWQAIKGLGPAKICRIKAALEIGRRFRENEIIRKKARILSSKDIFSVVGPQIRDLKTEMFKIVFLDNSNNIISIENAAKGTINHTVPIAREIIHSALQKFAASIICVHNHPSGSCLPSDEDKQFTKELAQAANVLQIKLLDHVIIGGENYYSFLDSGLFDQTGNVRLS; from the coding sequence ATGGCAAAACCCGATATCAATAGCAGAAATATAAAAAGTTGGCCTAAAGATGATAGGCCTAGAGAACGATTGCTAAGTAGTGGAGAACAATCATTAAGCAATTCAGAGCTCTTAGCAATCTTGTTAAATAGCGGTGTTAAGGGGGAAAGTGCCGTTGATTTAGCTCGGAATATCTTTGATAAGTTTGGCACCTTTCGTAATATGTCTCATACTGATATACGGGATTGGCAGGCAATTAAGGGTTTAGGTCCGGCCAAAATTTGTCGAATAAAAGCAGCGCTGGAAATTGGCAGACGTTTTCGAGAAAATGAAATAATTAGAAAGAAAGCGCGAATTCTTTCTTCGAAAGATATTTTTTCTGTTGTTGGGCCACAGATTCGCGATCTAAAGACAGAGATGTTTAAAATTGTCTTCTTAGATAATAGTAACAATATTATTTCTATTGAGAATGCTGCTAAGGGGACAATAAATCATACTGTTCCTATTGCTCGAGAGATTATTCATTCAGCTCTTCAAAAATTTGCAGCTTCAATTATTTGTGTTCATAACCATCCTTCTGGGAGTTGTCTTCCAAGTGACGAAGACAAACAATTTACAAAAGAATTAGCGCAGGCTGCAAATGTTTTGCAGATAAAATTATTAGACCATGTTATAATCGGTGGCGAAAATTATTACAGTTTCCTTGATAGTGGACTTTTTGATCAAACTGGTAATGTAAGGTTAAGTTGA
- the queC gene encoding 7-cyano-7-deazaguanine synthase QueC: MKNKAVVLLSGGLDSAVTLYWAKKQGYKCHCLIFDYGQRHKKEILAAKRIARKAHCPLEVVKISLPWQGSSLIDKRSDIPMARKPGEIPSTYVPARNIIFLSFALSFAEAIKSGTVFIGAHIQDYSGYPDCRPEFLSAFDHAAKCGTKTGTTGKGVVIKTPLIDMHKSQIIQLGIDLGVDFKDTWSCYKGLRLPCGKCDSCHYRNHGFSQLGMVDPLTKKR, encoded by the coding sequence ATGAAGAATAAAGCGGTTGTACTTTTATCCGGCGGGTTAGATTCTGCGGTAACCCTCTATTGGGCGAAAAAACAAGGGTATAAATGCCATTGCTTGATCTTTGATTATGGCCAACGCCATAAAAAAGAGATCCTTGCCGCTAAAAGGATTGCTCGAAAAGCGCATTGCCCTCTAGAAGTTGTGAAAATAAGTTTACCCTGGCAAGGTTCATCGCTTATTGATAAAAGGTCTGATATCCCTATGGCCAGAAAGCCCGGAGAGATCCCTTCAACTTATGTTCCGGCGCGTAATATTATTTTCTTAAGCTTTGCTCTTTCATTTGCCGAAGCAATCAAATCCGGCACAGTTTTTATCGGAGCGCATATACAGGATTACAGCGGCTACCCGGATTGCCGTCCGGAATTCCTAAGTGCCTTTGACCACGCGGCAAAGTGCGGCACAAAAACCGGGACTACCGGCAAGGGTGTTGTTATAAAGACCCCGCTTATTGATATGCACAAATCCCAGATCATTCAGTTAGGCATTGATCTGGGGGTTGATTTTAAAGATACCTGGTCTTGTTATAAGGGGTTAAGGTTACCTTGCGGTAAGTGCGATAGCTGCCATTATCGCAATCATGGGTTTTCGCAGTTAGGAATGGTGGATCCTCTAACCAAGAAAAGATGA
- a CDS encoding 7-carboxy-7-deazaguanine synthase QueE, with amino-acid sequence MKGKISEIFESVQGEGIFLGEPQLFVRLFGCNLNCSFCDTRQQHCVEYTPEELFAVLKHYRGKYHSIVFTGGEPLLQSDFLKRVMLLTRSDGYKNYLETNGTLTEELRDVIDCVDIVAMDFKLPSSTGFNGSIWEKHREFFKIATSQFVFLKSVVCSATTEEDIKQAIDLIKQIDRCAVFVLQPNSFEGRVLLQDKMESFRDMCQKENVVTCIIPQIHKLIGAR; translated from the coding sequence ATGAAAGGTAAAATCTCCGAGATATTTGAAAGCGTTCAGGGCGAGGGCATTTTCTTAGGTGAGCCGCAGCTTTTTGTGCGCCTTTTTGGTTGCAACTTAAATTGCTCTTTTTGTGATACAAGGCAGCAGCATTGTGTTGAATATACCCCGGAAGAGTTATTTGCGGTCTTAAAGCATTACCGCGGGAAATATCACTCAATAGTTTTTACCGGAGGAGAGCCTCTTTTACAGAGTGATTTCTTAAAAAGAGTGATGCTTCTTACCCGCTCCGACGGGTATAAGAATTATCTTGAGACAAACGGCACCTTGACTGAAGAGTTAAGAGATGTTATTGATTGCGTGGATATAGTGGCGATGGATTTTAAGCTACCAAGCTCCACAGGCTTTAATGGTTCAATATGGGAAAAGCACCGCGAGTTCTTTAAGATCGCAACCTCCCAGTTTGTTTTTTTAAAATCAGTAGTTTGCTCTGCTACAACCGAAGAAGACATCAAGCAGGCGATAGATTTGATAAAACAAATAGACAGGTGCGCGGTGTTTGTGTTACAGCCAAATAGCTTTGAAGGCAGAGTCCTGCTGCAGGATAAAATGGAGAGTTTTCGCGATATGTGCCAGAAAGAGAATGTGGTTACTTGCATTATCCCGCAGATACACAAGTTGATAGGAGCAAGATAG
- a CDS encoding fumarate hydratase — MRVIQANKIKEVVSNLCKDANFVLRSDVLLSLRQACAKETNKKARNILKAILDNARIAKKEKLAICQDTGLPTVFIELGQDLRVQGDLMLALQKGVEEGYRKASLRNSIVRDPLARGKSGYSPAVVHVDLVKGSKIKITLMPKGFGCENKTQLKMFKPTVSVEEIKKFIVEVVRNAGPDACPPYVVGVGIGGTADYACLLAKKALLIKLKAYSLKLTAINKLERELLFEINKLNIGPMGLGGKTTVLAVNILTHATHIAGLPVCVNISCHALRSATEEI; from the coding sequence ATGAGAGTAATTCAAGCAAATAAAATTAAAGAGGTTGTTTCAAATTTGTGTAAAGATGCGAACTTTGTTTTGCGTAGCGATGTTTTATTGTCTTTGCGCCAGGCATGCGCCAAAGAGACCAATAAAAAAGCGCGCAATATCCTAAAGGCCATCCTTGATAACGCGCGCATCGCGAAAAAAGAAAAACTGGCGATTTGTCAGGATACAGGCCTGCCGACAGTATTTATAGAGTTAGGGCAGGACTTGCGCGTGCAGGGAGATTTGATGCTTGCGCTGCAAAAAGGCGTGGAAGAGGGTTACAGAAAAGCATCTTTACGTAATTCCATTGTCCGTGATCCGCTTGCGCGTGGTAAGAGCGGGTATTCTCCGGCTGTGGTGCATGTGGATTTAGTCAAAGGCTCAAAGATTAAAATTACATTAATGCCTAAAGGTTTTGGCTGTGAAAATAAGACTCAGCTTAAAATGTTTAAGCCCACAGTTTCTGTTGAAGAGATCAAGAAATTTATCGTAGAGGTTGTGCGAAATGCCGGGCCGGATGCCTGTCCGCCTTATGTTGTGGGGGTGGGGATAGGCGGAACAGCGGATTATGCCTGTTTGTTGGCGAAGAAAGCATTATTGATTAAGCTTAAAGCTTACAGCTTAAAGCTTACAGCTATTAATAAGTTAGAACGAGAGTTATTGTTTGAGATTAATAAACTAAACATCGGCCCAATGGGCTTGGGCGGAAAAACAACCGTGTTGGCGGTCAATATTCTAACGCACGCCACGCATATCGCGGGACTGCCGGTTTGTGTAAATATTAGTTGCCATGCCTTAAGGTCGGCAACAGAAGAAATTTAA
- a CDS encoding DUF748 domain-containing protein, translating into MQSKVKIIFGIIVALAFFFTVGHFFLVFKGKSIVEKQIENILHKKVTIERFDIKPLFMIEMNNVAIKDFGQIDNISISPNMFGFLLGRASFDSIRIINPHLEFKKDKLQEQVEGAPAEAQKAAQEAPAQANIPQMPLAVKSLVIKNGVIDYADKTIGDNGLTVTVKNLNFSLGNLKIPPDSGNLKFDLTARIPWHKDQEEGVIESSGWLNLQKKNMQAKIKITGIDAVYLYPYYASWININLEKARIKKAKLNFTSDITGKDNDMVAKCHLELVDIQRENLPEGKDESKAEKIAKVVFGLFSAMNEKIVADFTIPTKMDRPEFKVKDIRMGLGG; encoded by the coding sequence ATGCAAAGTAAAGTAAAAATAATATTTGGCATCATTGTCGCGCTGGCCTTCTTTTTCACCGTGGGGCATTTTTTCCTGGTGTTTAAGGGTAAGTCTATCGTTGAGAAGCAGATTGAGAATATCCTGCACAAAAAAGTCACTATCGAGCGTTTTGATATTAAGCCGCTTTTTATGATAGAGATGAACAATGTGGCCATTAAGGATTTCGGCCAAATAGATAATATCTCTATATCGCCTAATATGTTTGGTTTTCTTCTTGGGAGAGCATCTTTCGATAGCATAAGAATTATTAACCCGCATCTGGAATTTAAGAAAGATAAGCTTCAGGAACAAGTTGAAGGCGCCCCAGCAGAGGCGCAAAAAGCAGCGCAGGAAGCTCCCGCGCAAGCTAATATTCCGCAGATGCCGCTTGCTGTCAAAAGCCTTGTGATTAAAAATGGCGTGATCGATTATGCGGACAAAACAATCGGCGATAATGGCTTAACTGTTACGGTTAAGAATTTAAATTTTTCCCTTGGGAATTTAAAGATTCCGCCAGATTCCGGCAACTTAAAGTTTGATTTAACTGCCCGTATCCCCTGGCATAAAGATCAAGAAGAGGGGGTAATTGAATCCTCCGGATGGTTAAACTTGCAAAAGAAGAATATGCAGGCTAAAATAAAGATTACTGGGATTGACGCGGTTTACCTCTATCCGTATTATGCCTCATGGATTAATATCAATCTTGAGAAAGCAAGGATTAAGAAGGCTAAGTTGAATTTCACAAGCGATATTACCGGCAAAGACAACGATATGGTTGCCAAGTGCCATTTAGAATTAGTGGACATCCAGCGTGAAAACCTTCCCGAGGGCAAAGATGAAAGCAAGGCAGAGAAAATTGCCAAGGTTGTGTTTGGTTTATTTAGCGCCATGAACGAAAAGATCGTCGCGGATTTTACTATTCCTACAAAGATGGACCGTCCGGAATTCAAGGTCAAAGACATCCGCATGGGCTTGGGGGGATAG
- a CDS encoding serine protease — MKRIHKVFFIIVIVAVFGYAGYRISVLSDRIQRIENKLGGSKKISCNEKDTVQRVRQSVVRIIGGEGEGSGFVIKKDGFILTNFHVIDSEPAPKIILPGNTFETGEVIMVDKDADLAVIKIKKDLPVLRFARLASVCPAEELLAIGYPLGGELSGESFVVRGAFSRSSKDKENGVQYLLTDMTMVSGISGGPMVNICGEVVGINTAGLVLGGMGIAVSSDSIFEKYQKMSASKESLKDVKKMTFEPNKNPLEAVRCFYNYLKARKMEKAFELLSDNFVMGYSFEQWAWGYRPMLDTSVIIIKSDKKIPNRILVKLSTKDLIEDEIVYKYFEGHWDVRQINGKWLLWAPRIKEVKNPEKEWILDSDRINEIEEFVKKHKDSEEYKYDMYKIAQEPGNEDLSLQVLYEKAKEKK; from the coding sequence ATGAAAAGAATCCATAAAGTATTCTTCATTATTGTTATTGTAGCGGTATTCGGTTATGCAGGTTACCGGATCTCTGTATTATCCGATCGAATCCAAAGAATAGAAAATAAGCTTGGTGGGTCTAAAAAGATATCTTGTAACGAAAAAGATACCGTGCAGAGAGTGCGTCAGTCAGTGGTACGTATTATTGGCGGAGAAGGCGAGGGCTCGGGTTTTGTTATTAAAAAGGATGGTTTTATTTTGACTAACTTCCATGTGATTGACTCTGAGCCAGCACCAAAAATTATATTACCCGGTAATACTTTTGAGACAGGTGAAGTTATTATGGTGGATAAAGATGCGGATCTTGCAGTAATTAAGATTAAAAAGGACCTTCCAGTGCTTAGATTCGCGCGTCTTGCCTCAGTATGTCCAGCAGAAGAACTTTTAGCCATAGGATATCCATTGGGAGGCGAACTGTCTGGTGAATCGTTTGTTGTGCGCGGAGCTTTTTCGCGAAGCTCAAAAGACAAGGAAAACGGCGTCCAGTATCTCCTAACGGATATGACCATGGTTTCCGGTATAAGCGGTGGTCCAATGGTAAATATCTGCGGGGAAGTAGTTGGGATCAATACCGCTGGATTAGTGTTGGGAGGAATGGGTATAGCAGTCTCCTCAGATTCTATATTTGAAAAATACCAAAAGATGTCCGCGTCTAAGGAGTCGCTAAAAGACGTCAAGAAAATGACCTTTGAGCCAAACAAGAATCCGCTTGAAGCAGTCAGGTGTTTTTATAATTATCTCAAAGCCAGAAAGATGGAAAAAGCTTTTGAGCTTTTATCTGACAATTTCGTTATGGGGTACAGCTTTGAGCAGTGGGCGTGGGGGTACCGGCCCATGCTTGACACCTCTGTTATTATAATCAAAAGCGATAAGAAGATACCTAATAGAATACTAGTTAAGCTATCAACCAAAGACTTAATTGAAGATGAGATTGTTTATAAGTATTTCGAGGGCCATTGGGATGTCCGGCAGATAAATGGGAAATGGCTGCTCTGGGCTCCTAGGATTAAGGAAGTTAAAAATCCGGAAAAGGAGTGGATTCTGGATTCGGATAGGATAAACGAAATAGAGGAATTTGTAAAAAAACACAAAGATTCCGAAGAATATAAATATGACATGTATAAAATAGCCCAGGAGCCAGGAAACGAAGATTTAAGCCTGCAGGTACTTTATGAGAAGGCCAAAGAGAAGAAATAG
- a CDS encoding HNH endonuclease — MENIRIEAFNWLSSQISIHGDVLPRELLAKGFEFEGERVLLVGPQGIFKPRLLELPLSITTIQDGPYADKPDLEGNWLYRYRGKDPAHRDNVGLRELMKRRVPLIYFIGTVPGRYLVVYPVFIMEDYPEQLTFKVMAEDLSFIEKAEKATVISDVDEGRRRYLTASVRVRLHQRGFRELVLDAYRKQCACCKLRHLELLDAAHILPDTSPEGDPIVPNGISLCKLHHAAFDSNFIGIRPDYVIEVKREILEEEDGPLLLHGLQELHQARIILPKTKNLYPDPKRLEKRFMVFRNG; from the coding sequence ATGGAAAATATCCGAATAGAAGCTTTTAACTGGCTTTCAAGCCAAATTAGTATACACGGTGATGTATTGCCGAGAGAATTATTAGCTAAAGGTTTTGAATTTGAGGGTGAGAGAGTTCTTTTAGTTGGTCCTCAGGGAATTTTCAAACCTCGCCTTCTAGAGTTGCCTTTGTCGATAACTACTATCCAGGATGGTCCTTATGCGGATAAACCTGATTTGGAAGGAAATTGGCTTTATCGATATAGAGGCAAAGATCCAGCTCATCGGGATAATGTTGGGTTAAGAGAACTAATGAAGCGGCGGGTACCACTTATTTATTTTATAGGAACTGTCCCTGGGAGATATTTAGTGGTTTATCCGGTATTCATTATGGAGGATTATCCAGAGCAGCTAACATTTAAAGTAATGGCAGAAGACTTGAGCTTTATCGAAAAAGCTGAGAAGGCTACAGTAATAAGTGACGTGGATGAAGGGAGAAGGCGGTATTTGACAGCCAGCGTTAGGGTTCGTCTGCACCAAAGAGGTTTTCGAGAATTGGTATTAGATGCCTATCGAAAGCAATGTGCCTGTTGTAAACTTAGACATCTCGAATTATTGGATGCTGCCCATATTTTACCCGATACCAGTCCAGAGGGTGATCCAATTGTCCCTAATGGGATTTCTTTATGCAAGCTTCATCATGCCGCCTTTGATAGTAATTTTATAGGTATTCGCCCTGATTATGTAATAGAAGTAAAGAGAGAGATACTAGAGGAAGAAGATGGCCCCTTGCTGTTACATGGTTTGCAGGAATTACATCAAGCCCGAATAATTCTACCCAAAACAAAGAATCTTTATCCCGATCCTAAACGACTAGAAAAGAGATTTATGGTTTTTAGAAATGGTTAA
- a CDS encoding nucleotide pyrophosphohydrolase, which produces MSEVREVTEKIRKFRDDRDWMQFHDPKNMAVSIILEASELLEHFQWKTTEEVEKYAKQNKLEIQDEIADIALYLFELADNIGVDLIDAMNQKLTKNEKKYPVEKAKGKHVKYDKL; this is translated from the coding sequence ATGAGTGAAGTTAGAGAAGTTACGGAAAAAATAAGAAAGTTTAGAGATGATCGCGATTGGATGCAATTCCATGATCCTAAGAATATGGCTGTCTCGATAATACTTGAAGCTTCGGAGCTTTTAGAGCATTTTCAATGGAAGACTACTGAAGAAGTCGAGAAATATGCTAAACAAAATAAGTTAGAAATACAAGATGAGATAGCAGATATAGCTTTATATTTGTTTGAGCTAGCGGATAACATTGGCGTAGATTTGATCGATGCTATGAATCAGAAATTAACGAAGAATGAAAAGAAGTACCCTGTAGAGAAAGCAAAGGGGAAACACGTGAAATATGACAAGTTATAA